The genomic interval GCCCCGACTCCTTACTTCTCCCTGGGCCCTAGACGGACCCGTAGCATCTCTCCTAGTTCCAGACTTGTCATCCTCAACCTAAGTCTCACTCCAGGTGAGACTCTAGTCAACGTCTAGACTCAACCTCTAGTCCCCTTGCCTTGCCACGTCCCCACTCTCTTTCCTGGGCCCCAGTTCTACTCTTCGTCTCTACTTAGAGGCTCCTGCCCCACCTCCACCAGGACTCTTTCAAGACCTCCACCTCCTTTTCTTGGCTTGGTACCAAGCTTATTCCTTCCCCAGTACCCCCATCCCAtccttgtggtggtggtttagtcgctcactcctgtctgactctttgtgaccccatggactgtagcctgccaggctcctctgtccatgggggttctccaggcaagaatactggagtggattgccagtttcttctccagggtatctttccgacccaggagccgaaccagggtctcctgcattgcaggcaaactgaGCTAAAATGAAGCCCATCCAACTGAGCTACAATGGAAGCCTATCATCCCATCCTTATTATCCCTTAATCAGCATGGAGGACTCTCAGccgctcttgagagtcccttggactgcaaggaggtcaaaccagtcagtcctaaaggaaatcagtcctgaattcgttggaaggactgacgctgaaactacaatattttggccacctgatgcgaagaactgactcattagaaaagaccttggtgctgggaaagattgaagacaggaggagaaggggacgacggaagATAagatgagcaaactcagggagttggtgatggacagggaaggctggcgttttgcattccatggggtcgcaaagagtcggacacgactgagtgactgaactgaactgaaccctccgCCTTTCAAGGCCACGTGCTGGACTTTCCCTTAGGCACCTCCCAGTCTCAAACCTCCGCTTTCGCAGAGACCCCAGTCCTTGGTTTTCCGCCTGCCCCCAGCGTCTCACTGAGCCTCGGCCCTGCCCATGCTCCGGCCCCACGCTCCCGCCAGAGACGCACCTGAGCTATGCGGATCCACTTCTCCAGCCGCTGCGCCCGCTGTGGGGCTGCCAGGCCCGGTTCCCCGAGCACCGAGCCCAGCACGCAGCCGGTCACTGTGTTGAACTGGGTCACGGTGGCGCGCACAGTGGGAGCGATGCTTGTGGCCCCCGGCCGGTCCCGCTGCGACCACACGGAGCCCAGGCACTCGAAGGGCCGCAGGCGCGAGAAGAGCTCCTGagcagggggtggagggtggaATCTGTGCTCAGAGGGATCTCCCCCaactcctcccccctcccccacccgctACCCGTCCCCTATCCCAGCCCCTGACTGCGCGGGCCGGCTCTGATACTCACCACGTCCATCAGGGTCAGCTGCTCCGCCACGTCGTCTACACTGAAGTCCAGAAGCTCAGGGCCTTCCCACACGAGGCCCTCCTCGTCTTCCAGGCATTCCACCGGGGAGTCTGGGCAGAGGATCTGGGCAGTCCCAGGGGGTCCTGAGGGAGCACTGACTAGGTGAGCTTAAACGACTGTaggccaccaagctcctctgtccatgggtttctccaggcaagaatactggagtgggcatccattcccttcttcagatcttccccacccagggattgaacccttgtctcttacatctcctgcattggtgggcagtctttcccactgagccaccagggaagcccaactttgtGGTTAAGGGAAGGTTAAGACATTGTCTTAATGTCCCAAGTTCGAATCCAAATTGATCCACTGGGCTAGCTGTGTGAATTAAAACAAgcttttaacctctctgtgccttggtttcctcatctggatttattttttcaaagtgtCCAAATGTGAaaacattaattaattattaattcatcaaaagtatggatttttttttttttaaatcaaatgagATCCCGCATACCAGAGACTTCTATAAAGTactaaataaatatgaatgattTCTCTCAAGGTGGAGGGGGTGGTCAATGGTGGCGCCCCCTAGGGGACACTTTGGAAATCCAGACATACATAGTGAAGAATCGTTAACACCCAGCCTCCAAACGTCCCTCCAAGAAATTTGTGACGTTAAAAAACCTGTTTATAATAATCTGCACCTAGAACCCAACTATCTTGCCCatgttgctatttagtcgctcagtcgtgtccaactcttctgtaaccccgtggaccatagcccaccaggctctttatgcccatgggatttcccaggcaagaatattggagtgggttgccatttccttctccacagtatttttccaacccagggattgaacctgtgtctcctgaattggcagacggattctttactatcaagccacctgggaagcccagtcttgTTCATAAACACTAATTACTGCTCATAAACACTaatccaggaatgcaaggactgTGAGAGCCTGGACTTTGTTTTATATGGAAATTGCAAGTGTTGTTCACCATTTTGGAAATCGACATCACTAACATCTATACTACAGCATCTTTGTCATTGGTACACTCCCCTGCATTAGTCTGTGGTTTCCATATTCACCGTGATGTTATGGCAGGGGAAGGCACTGGACAacttcattctgtcttccagtgAGGCATGCCCAGACACTGACATACCAACATTGTTGTGTAAATTGCTTTTGTCTTATTTCTCCTTCCTATTACTGTtgcaatatattattatttttaaattattggtgTAAGTTCACTTAATTAACTTTCATTTCATATTAGGACAGATGGTACTGCAATACAGTAGTTTTTAAAAGTGAGcataggagggacttccctggtggtccaatggctaagattttgcattcccaatgcaggggtctgtgttcgatctctggtcagagaacaagatcctacatgcctcaactaagaattCACCtgacacaactaaagatctcgcaTGCCCCAAGGAAGATTGAAGattctgtatgccacaactaagaccctgtgcagccaaataaataaatatttttaaattaataattgtTGAAAATGAGTGAGGGGTGTTTGAGTGTTCTTTACACTACTTCTCTCTATTTCTGTATGTGTTTGAAATCATGGTAAAAAGTAACTCCCAAATAAAGATGTTAAAGTCCCCAGAGCCTGGCATACAgtgggcactcaataaatgttcattttcttctctgacctCAAATACTCACAGTTTAGGGTAGCCTTTTCAACAGAATTTTTTGCAGtggtgaaaatattttctacctgTGCTGCCCAGTGTGGTTACTGAGTGCTAAAACTGTGGCTAGTGTGACCAAAGAActgattctaatttttatttaatggtAATTAACTTCAATTTCAGTAGCCACATGGGGCTAGTGGCTACCTCAGTAGTTGGTGCAGATTGGATGACTTGGAATAAGCTGGAGAAATcttgaaggcaaagaagaaagataTTTAGTAACCAAGAGAGAAGCCGAAGggataaaacatatttaaatagcTGAGACTTTGTCTCTAGGGGAAAGAAGTGGCTGCTACTTTGTAAAGCAGAGAGAAATGTGGCCAGTTTAGTCTAAAGATTAAAGAATGGATTAGGGTTATGAAGCTTTTGTGATAGGGATCAGATCAAACACAGACGGGTGAAAGATGATATTTTATAAGCAGGATGCAATTATTCAATAAACAAATCCATCTTGTAACTGACTCTGGGGACAGAGTTGGGGCACGACCAATGGattctatgaagaaaaataaggcaGGTAAGAGGACTCAGAGTGGGAGGCTGTATTTGTTGGGAGGAGATCTGAGAATGCACATCAGAGCAATTGAACAAAGGTTTGAATGAAGTATGTGGatattttcccttccttccaaAGCTCTCTACATCAGAGGTTGGAaagctcagcatgtgggatcttagtcccctgaccagggattgaacctgcatccctgcaCACAAGTGCAATATATTAactactggacctccaggaaattcTTGGCAAACTTTTCTATTAAAGGCCAGATAGTTTGCTGACATCCAACAGTACTGAAAATAATACTATTTGCCAAGccttcattgggcttccctggtgcctcagacagtaaagaatctacctgcaaagccctcattacttatttatttgcccACTAATTGTCTTCCCCAGGGAACAGGGAGCTCCTATCCACagtttatttgttgaatgaacgaaGAAGCCAGTGTGGTAAGTACTGTCATTGCCCCCATTCTGAAgataaggaaacaggctcagagaggggaagtgactcATTCAAGGTCGCACAGTCAGCAAatggcagaactgggatttgaacccaggtctctgtggCTCCTAAGGCAAGTAGCAATAGGATTATCTGTAGCCAAAAACACAAGATATCCTGACCCCATGATGGAATATCTTTATAGCTGTCATGTGTtgggtgggggaggtgagggaTAAATGACAATACTgggttattatccccattttacaggcggggaaactgaggctcagacagggCTAAGGACCTTGCCCAAGATCTGTAGATCTTCCAGAGGGGAGAATATCCCTGGGGGCGGTGGAGGGGGGGGGAGAGAATGCATGCTCAGGACACTATCACACCCCCAGTCCGCTCACCTGCCAGTGTCTGGGactgctcctcttcctcctgctctgcctCAGCCTCCTTCAGGAAATCTCCCAGCAGCTTTTCTGCCTCCCGGGCCTCAGCCCCTGATGGAGCTGCCCAGCCCAGAAAGTTGCAAACACTGCCTAGGTCCGAGTGGGCAGGGGGGTCCCAGAAATCCTGAGGGTGGTCCCGCAGCCATGAGCCCAGCACTGATACCACAGCCCTGGCCAAGAGGGGTGGGACCTCAGAGCCCATCCCACAGTTCCAGACTCCCGGTGCTCCTACATTTCAGATCCGATCTTTGACTTCTACCCCCCCTCACCCCAGTCCCCACCCTATTGGAGGCAAACCTCAAGTTCTTGTTGAACGTCAGATCTCTTCCCTCTGTTTTCTTGATTTCTACCCTGGAAAGACAACCCCACACCCAAATCAGGTGAAGAagggaggggctggagagggCTTAGGAGGAAGgttctggggggaggggagggctccAGAGAGAGTAGACCGAGCATCCAGGTGAGAGTCTAGGGTGGGCGCTGGAGAATCTCCCGTTGGTACTGACCCCGGCGGGAGGGGCGGCGCCGGTGGCGGCAGGAGGAGGTCCAGCACTCGGCCAGTAGGCACGAAGGCCCGATGGGTGGCCAGGAAGGCGGGCACGAAGGCTGGGTCCTGCTCGGGGTCTCCGGACACCAGCTCCCGCACTAGCCGCTCCAGCCGCGCCGCCCTCAGCGCCCGCACCTTGCTGGTGCGGTAATGAAGGAAGGTGTCGGCCGCCGGGCTGGGGGCCTGCGGGCCAGGGGGACCGCAatgagacccagaggaatgggccCCGGCACCCATCTCCAATGTGTCTTTGGGGAGCACCGCTTTTGCATCTGACCCTGTCTATTCCTGTGTACCCCGCTCCCTTAGTTCATTATTCTGTACTGTGCACAAAAGACACCCGAAACCCGCCCGGAACAGCCATAACGCCCAGGCTACGCCCCGCCCCTGCTCTATTCACCTGGCACCCGcaggcccccacccccatccctaccCCCAGGCTGCTCTCGGCTCTCCTGCCGCGCTTCACTGGCGCGTTCCTATGCTCTCCGCCCAACCTTTCCCTCGCCCGGCAGCTTCTAAagacccctcctccctctccagctCCGCCCCACTAAACCTGGCTTACCTAAGCCCAGCCTTCCAGTTCagtccccaggtcctggctgggCACCGCGGTCTCACCTGGCCCCGCCTCCTCATCTACCCCACTCACCTGGCCGCCCCTAGaccccagtccatcctaaacaggTCGCCTCTAAGCCCCGCCCTTCCCATGGGTCCCAGTCCCGCCCCTCCACTTGCCCCGCCCTCACCTGGTCGCCTTCCGCCCCGCCCCAGCCTCCTACCCCTTCCTCACCTGGGCGCCCGGGGGCCCTGCCCCCGGACTCGAACGCTGACTGTGCTGCCGCCGCAGGGAGACACTGTACACCGCGCCGTCCTCGGTCTCCTCTCCCCAGTCCTGCAGCGGCGCCTGGACGCGAAGGCGGGCTCAGGACGCGGGGAAGGGAAGGGTCCCGGGACCACGgcccacctctccagtggactcaaGCCTGGgccctccagtttcatcctccCTTCCCGGCCCAGGCTCAGGGAAGTCCCCTCGGCGCCGCGGGTGCCCTCCTCTCTGGTCCTTGGAAGGATGGGGTGGCACTTTGGGGACCTTCCAGTGTCCAGTCTCACGGAGTCTGAATATGATCTCTCCCGTATATGCGTTCAGAGACTCCCCCCGAAAAGGAACCCAGCCATTTCACTGGGTCAGGGGCCCAGAGGCCCGAGGTAGGTACCCCCCAGGCTGTTCCAAGGAGCCTAATTTGTGGAGAGAGTCCAAGGGGGCGGTTGGGAGCCTGGAGTTTCTGGACCCTGGGGTCGCCAGGGATGTAGGGTCCTGGGACCCCAGGTCCTCTTACCAGGGCAAGCTCCTTGCCCGCTGCTGTACGCTCCATGGTCCGCGCCCGGCCCGCTCCGCTGCACCGCTAAGTGAGGCGGAAGGGCCGGCTGGGGAGCAGTGGCAGGGCATTgggccggcggggcggggcggatgGGCCGTGCGGGGGCGGGGCGGAGTGGACCCACAGTTCTCGGACGCCCCTGCCGGACCCCAGCGCCCAACCCTGGCTCCTGGGAAGCGGTCTGGGTTTTCCCGATAAATGTGTGTGAATCTGAACCCCGGAGAAAGGACACCTCTCCCCACCGGGGGAGgggtattttttgtgtgtgtccccAGGTGTGGGGGAGTTAGTGTGTAGAGCTAACACAGGGACGGGTCTGCGTCCTCAGGAGCGCAGTCCCCTTGCTCAGATGGGGAGGGCTGGTCTGCCCCAGGTGCGGCGGTATCTCGTTTCTCTGGAGGGGCGGAGACCAATCTGTGTCCTGAACCCTGGGAGTCATCACTCCCGGGTCGGAGGCGGCTGAGGCTGTGGCCCTGGATTTGAGAGGCAGCCGTCTATGGGGCGGTGCAGGATCAAGGAGGGGCGAATACTCAAGGGGCTGGTCGGTGACCTTTATTGCGCGATTCCGAGACCGGCGCGGACCAGCCTGGGGAAATTTACTGTGGGAACATCCGGCGGCCCAGCCCCCTTCTCCGCTCTGGGCATTGCCTGTCAACTCGGCTCCCCTGTCCGGGCCGCGTTCAGCCCTTAAAGGGGCCCCGTGGGCCCCGGGGCAGGGGCTCGGAAACGCCAGGCGGGCGCGAGCCCGCGTCTAGGACCTCCGCGAGCGACCGCGCCTCTTGCTGCGGGATTCGATTAATTTCTGGGAACGCATCTTGAGCGCCGCACGGGTCACCACGTCGCTGTCATCTTCCTCACTCTCCTCCTCGTCTGCGTCGGGCGAGGAGGGGATCGAGATTCCCAATCCCGTATCAGATTTCTCTCCCCGGCCTTTACCACCGCATCCCCACCTGGGCCCTATATGTCCGGCCCCTGACCACCTCCCGATGCACTGCTTGGGCTCCCAGCCTCGCCCCT from Dama dama isolate Ldn47 chromosome 9, ASM3311817v1, whole genome shotgun sequence carries:
- the RGL3 gene encoding ral guanine nucleotide dissociation stimulator-like 3 isoform X3: MERTAAGKELALAPLQDWGEETEDGAVYSVSLRRQHSQRSSPGAGPPGAQAPSPAADTFLHYRTSKVRALRAARLERLVRELVSGDPEQDPAFVPAFLATHRAFVPTGRVLDLLLPPPAPPLPPGVEIKKTEGRDLTFNKNLRAVVSVLGSWLRDHPQDFWDPPAHSDLGSVCNFLGWAAPSGAEAREAEKLLGDFLKEAEAEQEEEEQSQTLAGPPGTAQILCPDSPVECLEDEEGLVWEGPELLDFSVDDVAEQLTLMDVELFSRLRPFECLGSVWSQRDRPGATSIAPTVRATVTQFNTVTGCVLGSVLGEPGLAAPQRAQRLEKWIRIAQRCRELRNFSSLRAILSALQSNPIYRLKRSWGAVSREPLSTFRKLAQIFSDENNHLSSREILSQEATQGPQEEDVPTGSLSSKLPPGPVPYLGTFLTDLVMLDTALPDMLKGDLINFEKRRKEWEILARIQQLQRRCQSYCLSPRPPILAALRAQHKLSEEQSYHISRVIEPPASSCPSSPRIRRQISLTKRLRSCPGREFHPLVGVLGTPHPPPQVCPQHPLHLVLEPRTLLQEVLQPLRGPRAPAPRAQRPASSGSASTMTMAICIGASCSLARTRPTAWSSEPWKNTMWPSPGSGTISSSKSFLGTGSSRFLTTPTCSMP